Proteins encoded in a region of the Enterococcus gilvus ATCC BAA-350 genome:
- a CDS encoding BppU family phage baseplate upper protein has protein sequence MIQAEATTPIPTGVVFWSHDKGTAKLIIQLKKGHINQTLSQGTIVPILLEFNSVTAAKGKGRHIYHAVIENALEGIVSIVLEDNILGYVGRVDGSVYIELPDSRSLDTAGRFTFDIKRSPIDEDVPELEDYYWKGFNEIMAQYHETIATIKLEAKTLLDSLTADVTTAKTKVTQLEQSITTANTNLNARIDEISKKIDDNDVFTKAESSANVIYQIIGKDEVELTFTTDFESKISGSVIENPNIARHNTIATLPSPENFGGFELKDTYYELLEKKDNRNFVTTQNVANRMSANLYSFNILECLKRELGVRFFSSMGAKTNLQCVEIIRKIVSYRLLSLWASGKSSEGNKVNLRIWSILASSWLGSNSSTSSNISLIEMFGLENTNNHYITDDGMIHVLAYAEASDGSAYSTVNSDYISLSFKINISVHEFIESTIAANHVENLATQEEAKGGTDNTKTMTPLRVFQSIAEWTKNKFISLTENETVLGIKNFANGLQVNGRNVLSQKGEIVFDHTSETDSSIQSGIVRFKRYGDWILVNFNFQCRSTNIASGGNLIDVLEADIIPSGSIQVDITYDKALTIDASGKVTALWGLNANSYYAGSAVYFAKNKL, from the coding sequence GTGATTCAAGCTGAAGCAACCACTCCTATACCTACTGGAGTGGTTTTTTGGTCCCATGACAAAGGGACTGCTAAACTGATCATTCAGTTGAAAAAAGGTCATATAAATCAGACTTTATCTCAAGGCACAATCGTTCCGATCCTTTTAGAGTTCAATTCAGTCACAGCAGCTAAGGGAAAAGGACGTCATATTTACCATGCGGTAATTGAGAATGCTTTAGAAGGAATAGTCTCTATTGTTTTAGAAGACAATATTTTGGGGTACGTTGGCCGTGTAGATGGTTCGGTTTATATTGAGTTACCTGATTCGCGATCACTTGATACTGCCGGCCGGTTTACTTTTGACATTAAACGAAGCCCTATCGATGAAGATGTTCCTGAATTGGAAGATTATTATTGGAAAGGCTTTAACGAGATCATGGCACAGTATCACGAGACAATCGCAACTATTAAGTTAGAAGCTAAGACGTTACTTGATAGTCTGACTGCAGACGTTACTACAGCTAAAACTAAAGTCACACAGCTAGAGCAAAGTATTACAACTGCTAACACGAATTTGAATGCTCGCATCGATGAAATCAGTAAAAAGATTGATGACAATGACGTATTCACGAAAGCAGAAAGTTCCGCTAACGTGATCTATCAAATCATTGGAAAAGATGAAGTTGAATTGACCTTTACAACTGATTTTGAGAGTAAAATTTCTGGGTCAGTTATCGAAAATCCAAACATTGCTCGGCACAATACGATTGCTACGCTTCCAAGTCCTGAGAATTTTGGCGGTTTTGAATTAAAAGATACGTATTACGAACTGCTGGAAAAAAAGGATAATAGAAATTTTGTGACTACTCAAAATGTAGCAAATAGAATGTCAGCTAATCTGTATTCGTTCAATATTCTAGAATGTTTAAAACGTGAGCTTGGAGTTCGGTTCTTTAGTAGTATGGGCGCTAAAACAAATTTACAATGTGTAGAAATTATTCGAAAAATCGTTTCTTACAGATTGTTGAGCTTGTGGGCTTCCGGAAAGTCATCTGAAGGAAACAAAGTCAATTTGCGAATCTGGTCTATCTTAGCGAGTAGTTGGCTAGGCAGTAATAGTTCAACAAGTTCAAATATTTCATTAATCGAGATGTTTGGACTTGAAAACACGAATAATCATTACATTACTGATGACGGAATGATTCATGTTTTAGCTTATGCTGAAGCATCTGATGGCAGTGCATATTCTACAGTTAACTCGGATTATATAAGTCTATCGTTTAAAATCAATATTTCTGTACACGAATTTATTGAGTCAACAATCGCGGCCAATCACGTAGAAAATCTTGCGACACAAGAAGAAGCAAAAGGTGGAACGGATAATACTAAAACGATGACTCCGCTTAGGGTTTTTCAATCAATTGCAGAATGGACCAAAAACAAGTTCATATCTCTGACAGAGAATGAAACAGTTTTAGGAATTAAGAACTTTGCAAACGGACTTCAGGTTAATGGGAGAAACGTGCTGTCCCAAAAAGGAGAAATTGTATTTGATCATACTAGCGAAACAGATTCCTCTATTCAATCTGGAATAGTTAGATTTAAACGATACGGAGATTGGATTTTAGTCAATTTTAATTTCCAGTGTAGAAGTACAAATATTGCCTCTGGTGGGAACCTCATTGACGTTTTAGAAGCTGATATTATCCCCTCTGGTTCAATTCAAGTAGATATTACTTATGACAAAGCATTGACTATAGATGCTTCGGGTAAAGTAACTGCACTGTGGGGGCTTAATGCGAATAGTTATTATGCTGGATCGGCTGTGTATTTTGCAAAAAATAAATTATAG
- a CDS encoding CD1375 family protein, giving the protein MANIYVNLIQKGLKTIEEVPKTIRKEVQAILDADIAD; this is encoded by the coding sequence ATGGCAAATATCTACGTCAATTTGATTCAGAAAGGTCTGAAAACTATTGAGGAAGTACCAAAGACAATTAGAAAAGAAGTACAAGCGATCTTGGATGCAGACATTGCGGATTAA
- a CDS encoding CD1375 family protein, whose amino-acid sequence MAVVYATLIIKGKKTIEQVPGLIREQVREILLDMDLPELAE is encoded by the coding sequence ATGGCAGTAGTCTATGCGACGTTGATTATCAAAGGTAAAAAGACGATCGAACAAGTCCCTGGTCTGATCCGCGAACAAGTGAGAGAAATCTTGTTGGATATGGATTTACCAGAATTAGCAGAGTAG
- a CDS encoding phage holin, whose product MKINWKLRIKSKAFWVGVVPLIILLAQAVAAAFGYTLDLSSYGDKALAVINALFALLAFLGITADPTTHGLSDSEQALTYSKPKREDK is encoded by the coding sequence ATGAAAATTAATTGGAAATTAAGAATCAAATCGAAAGCATTTTGGGTGGGCGTTGTCCCATTGATCATTCTGTTAGCCCAAGCGGTCGCAGCTGCATTTGGCTATACATTAGATCTCTCTTCATACGGAGATAAAGCATTAGCTGTAATCAACGCATTGTTCGCTCTACTGGCTTTCTTGGGAATTACTGCCGATCCCACGACGCACGGATTGTCTGATAGCGAACAGGCATTGACCTATTCAAAACCGAAGAGGGAGGACAAATAA
- a CDS encoding GH25 family lysozyme has translation MVLNVVDVASHQTVQQAITAGADACIVKATQGTGYINPKCDAQYQLAKQHGLLLGVYHYAGGGSPISEADYFLANIKGYIDEAILILDWEEYQNASYNNTNWARQFVNRVHEKTGVWCVLYGNRQDIDRCLNLVNDCALWFAGYPTNTQRDWNAPEFIYNISPWKNMIGWQYSAADVDRSKFYVTKEQWNKYANPSQTNKPSPAPQPVKPNKTVDPTTAGQHFPIMQDPKFPQNKAHLDRFGTVGNKLVVEGWHTTASKHEFIIVMDRVKNKELARKEVKPIARPDVKKAFGLSYDQVGFKTEFDLAQFKGHSVIVLLRATNDPKGNTAGGFQDFTETRWYHDIK, from the coding sequence ATGGTATTAAACGTAGTAGACGTGGCTTCACATCAAACAGTTCAACAAGCAATCACTGCTGGGGCCGATGCTTGTATTGTTAAAGCTACGCAGGGAACGGGGTATATTAATCCTAAGTGTGATGCTCAGTATCAATTAGCAAAACAGCATGGATTATTACTCGGGGTATATCATTACGCCGGAGGTGGAAGCCCCATTTCAGAAGCCGATTATTTTCTAGCAAATATTAAAGGATATATTGATGAAGCCATTTTGATTTTAGACTGGGAAGAATATCAAAACGCATCTTACAATAATACGAATTGGGCACGTCAATTCGTCAATCGCGTACATGAAAAAACAGGTGTCTGGTGTGTGCTTTACGGCAATCGTCAAGATATTGATCGTTGCTTAAACCTCGTGAATGATTGTGCTTTGTGGTTTGCAGGTTATCCGACAAACACTCAACGGGATTGGAACGCTCCAGAATTTATCTATAATATTTCACCGTGGAAAAATATGATTGGTTGGCAGTATAGTGCTGCTGACGTAGATCGTAGTAAGTTCTATGTTACTAAAGAACAGTGGAATAAATACGCAAATCCTTCTCAAACAAACAAGCCTAGTCCAGCACCACAGCCAGTTAAGCCAAACAAAACAGTTGATCCAACAACCGCGGGGCAACACTTCCCGATTATGCAAGATCCTAAATTCCCGCAAAACAAAGCTCATCTGGATCGTTTTGGTACAGTAGGTAACAAATTAGTAGTGGAAGGTTGGCATACAACTGCTTCAAAGCATGAGTTTATTATCGTTATGGATCGAGTAAAAAATAAGGAGCTTGCCAGAAAAGAAGTCAAACCAATTGCCCGTCCAGATGTTAAAAAAGCATTTGGATTATCTTATGACCAGGTTGGATTTAAAACAGAATTTGATTTAGCGCAATTCAAGGGCCATTCTGTAATCGTTCTACTTCGAGCAACAAATGATCCAAAGGGGAATACAGCTGGAGGCTTCCAAGACTTCACAGAGACTCGTTGGTATCACGATATTAAGTGA
- a CDS encoding cold-shock protein: MSNGTVKWFNADKGFGFITGEDGNDVFAHFSAIQGDGFKTLEEGQAVTFDVEEGQRGPQAANIQKA, encoded by the coding sequence ATGAGTAACGGTACAGTAAAATGGTTTAACGCAGACAAAGGTTTTGGATTTATCACTGGTGAAGATGGCAACGATGTATTTGCACATTTTTCAGCTATCCAAGGCGACGGCTTTAAAACTTTAGAAGAAGGTCAAGCAGTGACTTTCGACGTAGAAGAAGGCCAACGTGGACCTCAAGCTGCAAACATTCAAAAAGCGTAA
- a CDS encoding DUF3800 domain-containing protein: MRIFVDESGCITTSKYPGTRFFVIAFLETDEPYNVIRQFRKAKAKYIKNHDTDFDIKDEIKGSEMPYGMKKTIFESLAEKTDVKFHFKIIDNFNIIDSLKSNTALAFNYFTYLTLNNIHKISTSSSKNIMKIMLDDRNTAIESLNSLEDYLQIKFMIETSTLNELKTSYKDSKSKDLIQVVDLFANTVFRVAKNHAWGSNNDARNRKLLEICNIGCPHYFPWRYCNIDICK; this comes from the coding sequence ATGAGGATTTTTGTAGATGAGTCTGGTTGCATAACTACTAGTAAGTATCCAGGTACGCGTTTTTTTGTTATAGCATTCTTAGAAACGGACGAGCCGTATAATGTTATTCGACAATTTAGAAAAGCTAAAGCAAAATATATCAAGAATCATGATACCGATTTTGATATAAAAGATGAAATTAAAGGATCCGAAATGCCCTACGGAATGAAAAAAACTATTTTCGAAAGTCTGGCAGAAAAAACTGATGTTAAGTTTCATTTTAAAATAATTGACAATTTTAACATTATTGATAGTTTAAAATCGAATACTGCTTTAGCTTTCAATTATTTTACCTACCTGACATTAAACAATATCCATAAAATCTCCACTAGTTCATCGAAAAACATTATGAAAATTATGTTGGACGATAGAAACACAGCTATTGAATCACTAAATAGTTTGGAAGATTATTTACAAATAAAATTTATGATTGAAACATCGACACTTAATGAATTAAAAACCTCTTATAAAGATTCTAAGTCAAAGGATTTGATTCAAGTTGTTGATTTGTTTGCTAATACAGTATTTAGAGTAGCGAAAAACCACGCTTGGGGAAGCAATAACGATGCAAGAAATAGGAAATTGCTGGAAATATGTAATATAGGATGCCCACATTATTTCCCTTGGAGGTATTGCAACATTGACATTTGCAAATAA